The proteins below come from a single Eubacterium limosum genomic window:
- a CDS encoding NAD-dependent epimerase/dehydratase family protein, which yields MNHIDLDHKTILITGAAGFIGSNLVTELLRTVPSISIIGIDNMNDYYDVSIKAWRLEQIEALGGRWTFVRGNIADKEIIVNLFEKYKPEIVVNFAAQAGVRYSITNPDVYIESNLIGFYNILEACRHYPVEHLVYASSSSVYGVNQKVPYSTEDKVDNPVSLYAATKKSNELMAHAYSKLYNIPSTGLRFFTVYGPAGRPDMAYFSFTNKLRAGESIKIFNYGNCLRDFTYVDDIVEGVKRVIQGAPDKKNGEDGLPIPPYAVYNIGNSKPENLLDFVQILSEELVKAEVLPDDYNFENHKELVAMQPGDVPVTYADTSELESTFEFKPNTDLRTGLRRFAEWYKVFYKV from the coding sequence ATGAATCACATTGATCTGGATCATAAAACAATATTGATCACAGGTGCTGCGGGTTTTATCGGCTCGAATTTAGTGACAGAGCTGCTTCGTACAGTTCCATCTATATCCATTATCGGTATTGACAATATGAATGATTACTATGATGTGAGCATAAAAGCGTGGCGATTGGAGCAGATTGAAGCATTAGGTGGCAGATGGACTTTTGTAAGAGGAAATATTGCAGATAAGGAAATAATTGTTAATCTGTTTGAAAAATACAAACCAGAAATTGTGGTAAACTTTGCCGCCCAAGCGGGCGTACGCTACAGCATTACAAATCCAGACGTGTATATCGAGAGTAACCTGATTGGATTTTACAACATCCTTGAGGCATGCCGTCATTATCCAGTGGAACATCTGGTCTATGCTTCATCTTCATCCGTTTATGGTGTAAACCAAAAAGTTCCTTACAGTACAGAAGATAAAGTGGATAACCCAGTGTCGCTCTATGCTGCAACAAAGAAATCCAATGAGTTGATGGCACATGCGTACTCAAAGCTCTATAACATTCCGTCTACAGGACTTCGATTTTTTACCGTTTACGGCCCCGCCGGCAGACCAGATATGGCTTATTTCAGCTTCACAAATAAACTGAGAGCCGGGGAAAGCATCAAGATATTCAACTATGGAAATTGCCTGAGAGACTTTACTTATGTGGATGATATTGTCGAGGGTGTAAAAAGAGTGATTCAGGGTGCGCCAGATAAAAAAAACGGTGAAGATGGTCTGCCAATTCCGCCGTATGCTGTCTATAATATCGGAAATTCAAAACCTGAAAATCTTTTAGATTTTGTACAAATTTTGTCCGAAGAATTGGTGAAAGCAGAAGTATTACCAGATGATTATAACTTTGAAAATCATAAAGAGCTTGTGGCAATGCAGCCCGGTGATGTGCCAGTTACATACGCGGATACGAGTGAATTAGAGAGCACTTTTGAATTCAAACCGAATACCGATTTGCGTACTGGTCTGAGAAGATTCGCAGAATGGTACAAAGTCTTTTATAAAGTATGA
- a CDS encoding YdbC family protein yields MAFSFKVVEEVGVLSEGASGWQKELNLVSWNDREPKYDIREWDANHEKMRKGVTLTIDEVVELRNILNELEL; encoded by the coding sequence ATGGCATTTTCGTTTAAAGTAGTAGAAGAAGTTGGAGTATTATCCGAAGGAGCAAGCGGCTGGCAGAAGGAATTAAACCTGGTCAGCTGGAATGACCGCGAACCCAAATACGATATTCGTGAATGGGACGCAAACCATGAAAAAATGCGTAAGGGCGTAACCCTGACCATCGATGAAGTGGTCGAGCTGCGTAACATTTTGAATGAGTTAGAGCTTTAA
- a CDS encoding glutaredoxin domain-containing protein — protein MMKEIRLYTWPHCPFCNNAKRLLDQKGLTYKDVDIYGNNEMKQVLAEKTGQHTVPFIFVDEKFIGGYTELAELDNQGDFDKMLA, from the coding sequence ATGATGAAAGAAATAAGATTATATACCTGGCCCCACTGCCCATTTTGCAATAACGCAAAGCGTTTGTTAGACCAAAAGGGCCTGACTTACAAGGATGTCGACATTTACGGCAATAATGAGATGAAACAGGTACTGGCCGAAAAGACCGGACAGCACACGGTTCCCTTTATTTTTGTCGATGAAAAGTTTATCGGCGGCTATACCGAGCTGGCCGAGCTTGATAATCAGGGAGACTTTGATAAAATGCTCGCATAA
- the upp gene encoding uracil phosphoribosyltransferase: MNEVTTIDHPLVTHKLTLLRMKDTPSKDFRELVKELATLMAYEVTRRFPLKDIEIETPICKTTKQVLADKDVVIVPILRAGLGMVEGFTHVIPNAKIGHIGLFRDPETLEAVEYYRKLPTDIAEREAIITDPMLATGVSSVHTIDILKDAGCKNIKLVVILASPEGIKAVQAKHPEVPIYCACIDEGLNDHSYIVPGLGDAGDRLFGTK, translated from the coding sequence ATGAATGAAGTAACTACCATTGACCATCCTCTGGTCACCCATAAGCTAACCTTACTCCGTATGAAGGATACACCGTCTAAGGATTTCAGAGAGCTGGTCAAGGAACTGGCCACGCTCATGGCCTATGAAGTCACCAGGCGCTTTCCCCTTAAAGATATTGAGATTGAAACGCCCATCTGTAAAACCACCAAGCAGGTGCTGGCAGACAAGGATGTGGTTATCGTGCCGATTCTGCGCGCTGGTCTGGGCATGGTCGAGGGCTTTACCCATGTTATCCCCAATGCCAAAATCGGGCATATCGGCTTATTCCGCGATCCTGAAACGCTGGAAGCCGTGGAGTATTACCGCAAGCTGCCCACGGATATCGCTGAGCGCGAGGCCATCATCACCGATCCCATGCTGGCCACTGGCGTCTCCTCTGTCCACACCATTGACATCTTGAAGGACGCGGGTTGCAAAAATATTAAGTTGGTTGTTATTTTAGCTTCTCCGGAGGGTATAAAGGCTGTACAAGCAAAACACCCCGAGGTACCTATTTATTGTGCTTGTATCGACGAAGGGCTGAACGATCATTCCTATATTGTTCCAGGCCTTGGCGATGCGGGAGACCGCCTCTTCGGGACTAAATAG